Sequence from the Asterias amurensis chromosome 14, ASM3211899v1 genome:
TCTCTAGTTTACAATCTCAGTAAATGCATTGTATGGTCACAGTAAAAAAGCGAAACACTTTACGCATGGTCGTACAGGCGTGGTATTACTCACGTGGACAAATTAGTCCTCCATGCTCTTGTACACGATTATTTAAAATTCTATatgactgtttttttctttaatccaTCAGTGGTTATCTTCTGAAAAGTGAAAAATCAAATACTTTCTAAATTAAATGATGTCTTACTTGTCATTTGAACGCAGTCTTCTATGGGGCACTCTTCAATAATCACTTCGCATAGTGTTAGGACGTCGTCTTTTGGGCCGTTTGAATGATCAGCGTCGTCCACACTGACGTACCGGGCAACCACGGGAGGGTCACATACAAACTGTAAGTGTGCCCCAGGGATCGATGCTTGGTCTGTTGTCACTGGTAATCCACACGCAGCATTATTTAAGATGTCGCTCTCGGTGCCAGCTCGCACGATGGCACCAGACAAACGCTCACCTGTCATTGGAAAAAATATTAAGAGACAAAATAGTACattttagtttaaaacatttaagaCAGTTAATGGATTgcttgtcataaaaaaaatgttactcgTGCATCTTCCTTTTGGTGTCAGGAAGTTGCAGAGAGAGGGACGCATAATATGCTCCGGTCATTAGCTCAAGTGTTCTTTTCAAATTACAATATAATTTATGGGCTATTTTGGTTTGATTAATAACGTTACATTGAGTTATTACTTACTACTTTTAAGTCATCTTTGTGGAGATTAAGTTATTGGTTCATTCCACTTTGGGAAAATCGTGTTGATAGTAATTTTGGTAGTAACATTTGCCCAACTATTTGACAAAGAAGTAATAATTAAGCCCTGATTGATAATTTACATTTTTGAAAAGTAACAGTTTCACTTACTGCAGCAATCTCCTCTGTTGACGAGGGTGATACGACCGAGGCAGTGTTTTGCTACGATATCCACCTTCCACCAGAGATGTGGGTCGtgcactaaaacaaaacaaaaaacattaatttagTGCTTTGCAAGTTACAGAGAAGTTGCAAGCTGTAGACAATGATTTACGCGACGCCAAAAAACATATCTACAATTATAATgaacaaattcaaaatggccgcttaaGATCTATCTCACAAAGATaatcgaaaaaaagaaaaagaaaatggcatTTCAATGTGATCGTTGCAAAAGTTACTGAGGGTCAGTTCATAGTAAACATGATCTTTCGTTATAGACTAACGCTGGCCTGGCGGTCACCTGAGCTGCTAAATCAATGGacgatgtcatcgtcagccaatcaccgtgcaggaaaaccatgctgtttaatggttgatttttttCGTAACGGGAGTTTTGGACTACCGGTGGAAATTGCtctatcctgactggactagctacgatccggtctcgcttttaacatttccgggaagaatatgaaataatatatccATATAATATACTAATTGGGGATTGTTGCCGATATTCATAACGGGAAAAATtgtcgtgtttttgtgactttgtttatttcttatggaagccattttttacgtaaaaaattatctttttaaaaattgagttgcaccgatttctttcatacaaaacgacagatatgctcttcatttcaatgtactgGTACACATTGCTTTCAATATttttcagataaggccgaataagactgaatttcagaagccctttggaaaaattatatattcacacagaggtcacgcacgaaaaacgaTGAATAATTTGCAGATAAAAGAAAGGAATTTGGTGACCTGCGGGttgactgtttgttttttgtacacttttttccAACTGTGGCCCATTCCCGAACCGCGGAccattgtcctcttttgttaggtacctggggtcgatttcacaaagagttaggactcgtcttatctcgaataactcgtcctaacttaggattaatcttaacaactcgtcctaacttaggattaatcttaaggtctgcatgctacagtgcagggttgggactcgtcctaagtccaaagattagtcttaagttaggaagagttttgtgaaatcgacggcaggtttgaatgtgtatacctcaTTTGTGGGTGACGAGAACACTCTAAAAAGTCGCTTATTATACACTTACTGGTGTGGGCGCAACTAAAACCACCAACATGTGTTCTTAGATCATTATCTATCGCTAGATCTGCTGAAAGGTTTACTCCAAGGTGTGAATAAGTCGAGACCTGGGTGGCTTGCATTCCATGAAGATTCAGAACTGAAAGTATGACAGAGAAATATTCAAACCCCAGGAAAGACTCGGTTATCAGTAATGTGTTACTTGTTCGACAAACATAATATTGAGCTAACAACACATTTTAATTCAAAAGAGATAGACAGCTGGAAAGCTTCACAAAGCACATCACCCCTATACAATACATTAATAAATacatcagacagtttcgctgttcctattggtggagagcgcgtcacgtgggtgtgtataaacctttgtttatgaccagtaaaaagtgttaaaaacatgggcgtgacacgggagcttgcacctgtggttataaaacagtttcttcattcctattggtcgagaggaacggccgggacagttgtgccacatcacgcgatacgcgcgacgcgcacagtataaggagttgtttagcCGAgagccttaccatttcatagctggggggggggggtgttgaaagaaatcgttgaacaattataattttcgcatttgttttactttctgaccaaaaagtgttgatgttttttgaccgaaaaggtatttctgaatgggagtcaaagtgtgttgaatcggttttcaacaagtggtttaacCCCGCCGaggtctggttcttgataatttacatcgacttcgtctcggtgaAATGGTCAAGActcaggcctcgttgggttt
This genomic interval carries:
- the LOC139947551 gene encoding fucolectin-5-like, translating into MAHSDRLEKSLPMILFGILVWFCLLSCIWCNELTVLNLHGMQATQVSTYSHLGVNLSADLAIDNDLRTHVGGFSCAHTMHDPHLWWKVDIVAKHCLGRITLVNRGDCCSERLSGAIVRAGTESDILNNAACGLPVTTDQASIPGAHLQFVCDPPVVARYVSVDDADHSNGPKDDVLTLCEVIIEECPIEDCVQMTTATTMDKALPVAGILSTLLFEGKCIVDPRLLSVLYMNSPMQCFLSCKMNGCWSFDYVMTSGQCRLFDVKAGDLKADDLPGCLVYAVVRG